In one Rugosibacter aromaticivorans genomic region, the following are encoded:
- a CDS encoding N-6 DNA methylase encodes MVDEAFEYLINKSSKGKKGQYFTPRYVIDMCVKMLNPQEHATFIDTTAGSCGFPVHGIFHVWEQIMKDEGLSKSHLFTTEKKPARCETYAQEKVFAIDFDEKAVRVGRTLNLIAGDGQTNVLHLNMLDYERWDEKTKLV; translated from the coding sequence GTGGTGGATGAAGCATTCGAGTACCTCATCAACAAAAGCAGCAAGGGCAAGAAAGGGCAGTATTTCACGCCGCGCTATGTGATTGATATGTGCGTGAAGATGCTTAACCCGCAAGAGCATGCAACCTTTATTGATACTACAGCGGGCAGTTGCGGCTTTCCCGTGCATGGCATTTTTCATGTGTGGGAACAGATTATGAAAGACGAGGGCTTGAGCAAAAGCCACTTGTTCACCACCGAGAAGAAACCCGCCCGTTGCGAAACCTATGCGCAGGAAAAAGTATTTGCCATCGACTTTGATGAAAAGGCCGTGCGTGTAGGCCGCACCTTGAACCTGATCGCAGGCGACGGGCAAACCAACGTGCTGCACCTCAACATGCTGGATTACGAACGCTGGGACGAAAAAACCAAACTTGTTTAG
- a CDS encoding type I restriction enzyme HsdR N-terminal domain-containing protein translates to MEASITLKDSGKKPAPYIHCLVRGKPIKLTPEEAVRQLYIMVLKDDLGYPVSRMELEYGVTFGRENWMWWMKHSSTSSTKAARARKGSISRRAM, encoded by the coding sequence TTGGAAGCCAGTATCACCCTGAAAGACTCAGGCAAGAAGCCTGCGCCCTATATCCATTGTCTGGTGCGCGGCAAGCCGATCAAACTGACCCCCGAGGAAGCTGTTCGTCAGTTGTATATCATGGTGCTCAAGGATGACCTGGGCTACCCCGTTAGTCGTATGGAATTGGAATACGGCGTCACATTTGGCCGCGAAAACTGGATGTGGTGGATGAAGCATTCGAGTACCTCATCAACAAAAGCAGCAAGGGCAAGAAAGGGCAGTATTTCACGCCGCGCTATGTGA